A DNA window from Loxodonta africana isolate mLoxAfr1 chromosome 7, mLoxAfr1.hap2, whole genome shotgun sequence contains the following coding sequences:
- the LOC100670696 gene encoding olfactory receptor 5W2-like has protein sequence MAGKNCSSLTGFHLLGITNKLEIKVTAFTLFLVVYLIILVANLGMIILIRMDSQFQTPIYFFLSHLSFCDLCYSTAVGPKMLVNLLAKEKSISFYGCALQFFIFCIFADSECLLLAVMAFDRYKAISNPLLYTVNMSSRVCFVVMAGVYLVGMVDALIHTTLTFRLCFCGSSEINHFFCDIPPLLLLSCSDTQVNELVIFSIFGFIELSTLSGVLVSYCYIILSVLKIRSAEGKLKAFSTCTSHLTAVAIFQGTMLFMYFRPSCAYSLDQDKMTSLFYTLVIPVLNPLIYSLRNKDVKEALEKLKDKMWF, from the coding sequence atggctGGAAAGAATTGCTCCTCCTTGACTGGATTCCACCTCTTGGGAATTACTAATAAGCTTGAGATCAAAGTGACTGCATTCACCTTGTTTCTGGTTGTTTATCTCATTATTCTTGTGGCAAATCTTGGGATGATCATTTTAATTAGAATGGACTCCCAGTTTCAAACACCGATatactttttcctcagccacctctccTTCTGTGACCTCTGCTATTCCACAGCAGTTGGGCCCAAGATGTTAGTGAACCTCTTAGCCAAAGAGAAATCAATTTCCTTCTATGGCTGCGCTCTGCAATTCttcattttctgtatctttgcagATTCTGAGTGTCTCCTGCTGGCAGTGATGGCCTTTGATCGGTACAAGGCCATTAGCAACCCCTTGCTCTATACAGTCAACATGTCCAGCAGGGTGTGCTTCGTGGTCATGGCTGGGGTTTACCTGGTGGGCATGGTGGATGCTTTGATACATACGACATTAACTTTCCGCTTATGTTTCTGCGGGTCAAGTGAAATTAATCATTTCTTTTGTGATATTCCTCCGCTTCTGTTGCTATCTTGTTCGGACACGCAGGTCAATGAATTAGTGATATTCAGCATTTTTGGCTTCATTGAACTGAGTACCCTTTCAGGGGTTTTAGTCTCTTACTGTTACATCATCCTCTCAGTCTTAAAGATCCGCTCTGCTGAGGGAAAGTTGAAAGCTTTCTCTACCTGCACCTCCCACTTAACTGCTGTTGCAATTTTCCAGGGAACTATGCTCTTTATGTATTTCCGGCCAAGTTGTGCCTACTCTCTAGATCAAGACAAGATGACTTCATTGTTTTACACCCTTGTTATTCCCGTGTTAAACCCGCTGATATACAGCCTAAGGAATAAAGATGTGAAAGAAGCTCTGGAAAAGCTGAAAGATAAAATGTGGTTTTAA
- the LOC100658750 gene encoding olfactory receptor 5W2-like translates to MDEENCSSLTEFQLLGITNNPEMKVTIFTLFLVVYIIILVANLGMIILIRMDSQLQTPMYFFLSHLSFCDFCYSTAVGPKVLVDLLTKDKSISFCGCALQFFILCIFTDSECLLLAVMAFDRYKAISNPLLYTIDMSSKVCSVLMSGIYLVSMVDALIHTALTFHLCFCGSDEINHFFCDIPPLLLLSFSDTRVNELVIFTVFGFIELSTISWLLVSYCYIILSVLKIRSAEGRFKAFSTCTSHLTAVAIFQGTMLFTYFRPSSAYSLDQDKMISLFYTLVIPMLNPLIYSLRNKDVKEALEKLENKKLF, encoded by the coding sequence atggatgaagAAAATTGCTCCTCCTTGACTGAATTCCAACTCTTGGGAATTACTAATAACCCTGAGATGAAAGTGACCATATTCACCTTGTTCCTGGTTGTTTACATCATTATTCTTGTGGCAAATCTTGGAATGATCATTTTAATTAGAATGGACTCCCAGCTTCAAACAccaatgtactttttcctcagccacctctccTTCTGTGACTTCTGTTATTCCACAGCAGTTGGACCCAAGGTGCTGGTGGACCTTTTAACCAAAGACAAATCAATTTCCTTTTGTGGCTGTGCTCTGCAGTTCTTCATCCTCTGTATCTTTACAGATTCTGAGTGTCTCCTGCTGGCAGTGATGGCCTTTGATAGGTACAAGGCCATTAGCAACCCCTTGCTCTATACAATCGACATGTCCAGCAAGGTGTGCTCCGTGCTCATGTCTGGGATTTACCTGGTGAGTATGGTGGACGCTTTGATACATACTGCGTTAACTTTCCACTTATGTTTCTGTGGATCAGATGAAAttaatcatttcttctgtgaTATTCCTCCGCTTCTGTTGCTATCTTTTTCAGATACACGGGTCAATGAGTTAGTGATATTCACTGTTTTTGGATTCATTGAACTGAGTACCATTTCATGGCTTCTTGTCTCTTACTGTTACATCATTCTCTCAGTCTTAAAGATCCGCTCTGCAGAGGGAAGGTTCAAAGCTTTTTCCACCTGCACTTCTCACTTAACTGCTGTTGCAATTTTCCAGGGAACTATGCTCTTTACATATTTCCGACCAAGTTCTGCCTACTCTCTAGATCAAGACAAAATGATCTCGTTGTTTTACACCCTTGTCATCCCCATGTTAAACCCTCTGATTTATAGTCTACGGAACAAGGATGTGAAAGAGGCTCtggaaaaactggaaaataaaaaactgttttaa